From a single Planctomycetaceae bacterium genomic region:
- the tyrS gene encoding tyrosine--tRNA ligase encodes MIDCKQQAEQLKRGTVEIFSENELVQRLADAANEKRQLRVKLGMDPTAPDIHLGHTVVMRKMRQFQDMGHKAVLIIGDYTARIGDPTGQNATRPMLSGAQIDKNAKTYIDQAGKILDTSPDKFEVRPNSEWLADLRLAEIIKLMSSMTVARMLERDTFEIRYKAGDAISMHEFLYPLMQGYDSVMVNADVELGGTDQTFNNLVGRDLQRINNQKPQIVITMPILVGLDGVQKMSKSKGNYIGVTDSPKDMFGKVMSISDEMMENYYTLLTDIPTDKIKELVDSQKTHPKQAKVLLGKTIIKQFYDEATGEAAAAEFESVFAQKQLPQDMPEVKIAGEAVTAAKLLTMCNLVASGGEAKRLVAGGGMSVDGEKITDPNKSITPANGMIVRAGKLKFAKLIVG; translated from the coding sequence ATGATAGATTGTAAACAGCAGGCAGAGCAGTTAAAACGCGGAACAGTTGAGATTTTCAGCGAAAATGAGCTGGTGCAGCGTTTGGCTGATGCGGCGAATGAAAAACGTCAGCTTCGTGTAAAACTCGGTATGGACCCGACGGCTCCGGATATTCATCTGGGACACACGGTCGTTATGCGGAAGATGCGGCAGTTTCAGGATATGGGGCACAAGGCCGTTCTGATTATCGGCGACTACACCGCGCGTATCGGCGACCCGACGGGTCAGAACGCCACAAGGCCGATGCTCTCGGGCGCACAAATTGATAAAAACGCGAAAACATATATTGATCAGGCAGGCAAAATTCTCGATACATCGCCTGATAAATTCGAGGTCAGGCCGAACAGCGAATGGCTCGCCGATTTAAGACTTGCGGAAATTATAAAACTCATGAGTTCAATGACCGTCGCAAGAATGCTCGAACGCGATACTTTTGAAATTCGCTACAAGGCAGGCGATGCGATTAGTATGCATGAATTTTTGTATCCGCTGATGCAGGGTTATGATTCCGTTATGGTAAATGCCGATGTCGAGCTGGGCGGAACTGACCAGACGTTTAATAATCTTGTCGGCAGAGATTTACAGAGAATCAATAATCAAAAGCCGCAGATTGTAATTACCATGCCGATACTTGTCGGACTTGACGGCGTACAGAAGATGAGCAAGTCAAAAGGCAACTACATCGGCGTAACGGATTCACCAAAAGATATGTTCGGAAAAGTTATGAGCATCAGCGATGAAATGATGGAAAATTATTACACGCTGCTGACGGATATTCCGACTGATAAAATCAAAGAGCTTGTTGATTCGCAAAAAACGCATCCGAAACAGGCGAAAGTACTTTTGGGCAAGACAATAATAAAACAATTTTACGATGAGGCGACGGGCGAAGCGGCGGCGGCAGAGTTTGAAAGTGTTTTCGCACAGAAGCAATTGCCGCAGGATATGCCGGAGGTTAAAATCGCCGGTGAAGCTGTAACAGCCGCTAAACTGCTGACTATGTGCAATCTTGTCGCAAGCGGCGGCGAGGCGAAAAGACTTGTCGCAGGCGGTGGAATGAGCGTTGACGGCGAAAAAATTACAGACCCGAATAAATCAATCACGCCGGCAAACGGTATGATTGTTCGTGCGGGAAAACTTAAATTTGCGAAATTAATAGTAGGATAG
- the dtd gene encoding D-tyrosyl-tRNA(Tyr) deacylase, giving the protein MRAVVQRVKKASVTVDSRIVGQINAGLLVYLGVGKGDDESDAVFIADKLVNLRIFKDGNQKMNLNVKDAAGEILIVSNFTLYGDCRKGRRPGFDLAAEPAIAEKLYERVCELIKAEGLNVQKGIFAADMDVTASNDGPINFLLDSKRLF; this is encoded by the coding sequence ATGCGAGCGGTAGTACAGCGAGTTAAGAAAGCAAGCGTAACGGTTGATAGCCGGATTGTCGGGCAGATAAACGCCGGGCTGCTGGTCTATCTCGGCGTTGGCAAGGGCGATGATGAATCCGATGCTGTTTTCATTGCGGATAAGTTAGTCAATCTGCGAATCTTCAAAGACGGCAATCAAAAAATGAATCTCAATGTCAAAGACGCGGCAGGAGAAATTCTTATAGTCAGTAATTTCACGCTTTATGGCGATTGCAGAAAAGGAAGACGGCCGGGGTTTGATTTGGCGGCTGAACCTGCGATTGCTGAAAAACTCTATGAGCGAGTTTGCGAACTTATAAAAGCAGAGGGGCTGAATGTTCAAAAAGGAATCTTTGCGGCTGATATGGATGTAACGGCTTCAAACGATGGGCCGATTAATTTTCTGTTAGACAGCAAACGCCTGTTTTAA
- a CDS encoding RluA family pseudouridine synthase codes for MESPENLNEPNNQDEVIDTEGAERLTLKVGTNITVRRLDKYLAGRFSNFSRTMLQKLIDEQAVTINGKPVKPSTKVSTGDSIDVILPPPPVKEYIPEDIPLNIMYEDDDILVINKQANLIVHPARGYKTGTLVNALAFHQKQLSKGSEDFRPGIVHRLDRNTTGCLVIAKNETAHWRVAKQFEDRQTRKFYLAIVHGTPEPDADCINKPLAVHPLIRERFAVRPEIGKEAITFYENIEKFRGYTLVKVNIKTGRTHQIRVHMSYLKHPIIGDEMYGGRFVYPWQLEDKKACPQEPLINRPALHAWQLEITHPTTMKRMLFEAPMADDMKNILEELRKYRKLKG; via the coding sequence ATGGAATCGCCTGAAAATTTAAACGAACCGAACAATCAGGATGAAGTAATTGATACCGAAGGCGCAGAGCGTCTGACGCTTAAAGTCGGTACAAATATCACAGTTCGCAGATTGGACAAATATCTTGCCGGCAGATTCAGCAATTTCAGCCGGACAATGCTTCAAAAACTGATTGACGAACAGGCTGTAACCATCAACGGCAAACCTGTAAAGCCCAGCACGAAAGTTTCTACCGGCGACAGTATTGATGTAATCCTGCCGCCTCCTCCGGTGAAGGAATATATCCCCGAAGATATTCCTCTGAATATTATGTATGAAGACGATGATATTCTCGTCATCAATAAACAGGCAAATCTGATAGTGCATCCGGCAAGGGGTTATAAAACAGGAACGCTGGTAAACGCTCTTGCGTTTCATCAGAAACAATTATCCAAAGGCAGCGAAGATTTTCGTCCCGGCATAGTTCATCGTCTCGACCGTAACACTACCGGCTGTCTTGTCATTGCCAAAAATGAAACCGCGCACTGGCGGGTTGCAAAACAATTCGAGGACAGACAGACGAGAAAATTTTATCTTGCGATTGTTCACGGCACACCTGAACCGGACGCAGACTGCATTAATAAGCCTTTGGCTGTTCATCCGCTTATACGTGAGCGGTTCGCTGTTCGGCCTGAAATCGGAAAAGAAGCGATAACGTTCTATGAGAACATTGAAAAGTTTCGCGGCTATACTCTGGTGAAGGTAAATATCAAGACCGGCAGAACGCATCAGATTCGCGTTCATATGTCATATTTGAAACATCCGATAATCGGCGATGAAATGTACGGCGGAAGATTCGTGTATCCGTGGCAGCTTGAGGATAAAAAAGCCTGTCCGCAGGAACCGCTGATAAACAGGCCTGCGCTTCACGCGTGGCAGCTTGAGATTACTCATCCGACAACGATGAAGAGGATGCTTTTCGAGGCGCCAATGGCCGACGATATGAAGAATATTCTTGAGGAATTGAGAAAGTATAGAAAACTAAAGGGCTGA
- a CDS encoding tetratricopeptide repeat protein, with protein MKSERRHELATNELADWIVNFPAWLKENMTTVIIGVVVVIALVAYTVFFYSREHRVWNEKNAMITSTIEQLGMQKQAVIQGKTQGMGVSDLFQTTANTLKNSAAETDNPVLAALAMVKQAEALRTDLHYRLTAAEPDVRKFQFQQAQKIYEEALVKAKADPQVAAMAQYGVGLCLEEIGDFAGAKKAYQTLVDEPSYKGTTYQERAQVRVNTMSDNQRQVVFAKAPIQIMPPAKEIKRPGPLKLEGPVDVTKISAPKSDSNKPE; from the coding sequence ATGAAATCAGAACGTCGGCACGAATTAGCGACAAATGAACTGGCAGACTGGATTGTGAATTTCCCGGCCTGGTTGAAGGAAAATATGACCACCGTTATAATCGGTGTTGTTGTAGTAATCGCTCTGGTCGCATATACAGTCTTTTTCTACAGCAGAGAACATCGTGTCTGGAACGAGAAAAACGCGATGATTACCTCGACTATCGAACAGCTTGGTATGCAGAAACAGGCCGTCATTCAGGGTAAGACACAGGGAATGGGCGTTTCTGATTTATTCCAGACCACCGCCAATACGCTGAAAAATTCGGCAGCCGAAACTGATAACCCTGTTCTTGCGGCACTGGCGATGGTTAAACAGGCCGAAGCGTTACGCACCGACCTGCATTACAGACTTACAGCGGCCGAGCCGGACGTTCGCAAATTCCAGTTCCAACAGGCACAGAAAATTTATGAAGAGGCTCTGGTAAAAGCAAAGGCAGACCCACAGGTCGCCGCGATGGCTCAATATGGAGTAGGTCTTTGTCTTGAAGAAATCGGCGATTTTGCCGGAGCTAAAAAAGCTTACCAAACTCTGGTCGATGAGCCGAGTTACAAAGGCACTACATATCAGGAACGAGCACAGGTTCGTGTAAATACAATGAGCGATAATCAGAGACAGGTTGTTTTCGCAAAGGCGCCGATTCAAATAATGCCGCCGGCAAAAGAGATTAAAAGGCCCGGCCCGCTCAAACTCGAAGGCCCTGTCGATGTAACGAAAATATCCGCTCCGAAGTCGGATTCCAATAAGCCAGAATAA
- a CDS encoding fumarate hydratase, giving the protein MRTIYFEKIVSEVEKLCRTASIELPQDVLAALQNAEKTETHTGAKKILNQLIENAKIAKEQKIPICQDTGLAVIFMELGNQVKIEPDDKTIIDAINQGVENGYKNGFLRKSVVAEPLHDRKNTNTNTPAIIHTDIVPGDKIKITLMAKGGGCENKSQFKMFLPTDSADKISEWVVKTVGDAGADACPPFVIGVGLGGNFEESALLSKKALTRKLDSKNADPFYADMEKQILEKTNELGVGPAGFGGDTTALAVLIETAPCHIASLPAAVNIECHAHRHASIKI; this is encoded by the coding sequence ATGCGAACTATTTATTTTGAAAAAATTGTTTCCGAAGTCGAAAAGCTCTGCCGCACGGCAAGCATCGAGCTTCCGCAGGATGTTTTAGCCGCTCTGCAAAATGCCGAGAAAACCGAAACGCACACAGGCGCGAAAAAAATCCTGAACCAGCTCATCGAAAACGCTAAAATCGCAAAAGAGCAGAAAATTCCGATTTGCCAGGACACCGGCCTTGCGGTCATATTTATGGAATTGGGCAATCAGGTAAAAATTGAACCTGACGACAAAACCATTATCGACGCGATTAATCAGGGCGTCGAGAACGGCTACAAAAATGGCTTCCTGCGTAAAAGCGTCGTCGCAGAACCATTGCACGACCGCAAAAACACCAACACAAATACTCCCGCGATTATCCACACGGACATTGTACCCGGCGACAAAATCAAAATCACATTAATGGCAAAAGGCGGCGGCTGCGAAAACAAAAGTCAGTTCAAAATGTTCCTGCCGACCGACAGCGCAGACAAAATTTCCGAATGGGTTGTAAAAACAGTCGGCGACGCCGGCGCTGATGCCTGCCCGCCGTTTGTAATTGGCGTAGGCCTTGGCGGTAATTTCGAAGAATCGGCTCTGTTGAGCAAAAAAGCTCTGACAAGAAAGCTGGACTCGAAAAACGCCGACCCGTTCTATGCGGATATGGAAAAGCAGATTTTGGAAAAGACTAACGAACTTGGCGTCGGCCCTGCCGGTTTTGGCGGAGACACTACCGCTCTTGCCGTACTGATTGAAACTGCACCCTGCCATATCGCCTCGCTGCCTGCCGCCGTGAATATCGAGTGCCACGCACACCGCCACGCTTCGATTAAAATTTAA
- the rsmA gene encoding 16S rRNA (adenine(1518)-N(6)/adenine(1519)-N(6))-dimethyltransferase RsmA, translating into MQTKTEIQRLLAGAGVEPNKRLGQHFLIDLNLMEFLLTNAGITENDVVLEVGTGTGSLTGELIKRAGKVIAVECDEVLGPLTEQLYNDNDNFEIIIADVLENKNTINHDVIAKLKKAHDQTGGRILLVANLPYNAASSVMLNLLDGSVVANSMIVTVQKEVADRMAARSGSDDYGILSILLSAMGQCKMLRKLSPKVFWPEPQVDSAIIRFDRDPAKVALIHNVPLLKETVNLFMGHRRKMMRACVKYADGQLANVHHWEDIFTRSFVEPHHRPEELTAENYISMANLCNEILHK; encoded by the coding sequence ATGCAGACGAAAACGGAAATACAAAGGTTGCTGGCGGGTGCGGGCGTTGAGCCGAATAAACGGCTTGGGCAGCACTTTCTCATCGACCTTAACCTGATGGAATTTTTGCTGACAAACGCAGGAATTACCGAAAACGATGTCGTTCTTGAAGTCGGAACCGGAACCGGTTCGCTGACGGGTGAACTTATCAAACGAGCCGGCAAAGTTATTGCTGTCGAGTGCGACGAGGTATTGGGACCGCTGACGGAACAGTTGTATAACGATAATGATAATTTCGAAATTATTATCGCCGATGTTCTCGAAAATAAAAACACAATCAACCACGATGTGATTGCAAAACTCAAAAAGGCTCACGACCAAACCGGCGGCAGAATTCTCCTTGTAGCGAATCTTCCGTATAACGCCGCTTCGTCTGTGATGCTGAATCTTTTGGACGGCAGCGTTGTCGCAAACTCTATGATTGTTACCGTGCAGAAGGAAGTTGCAGATAGAATGGCGGCAAGGTCGGGCAGCGATGATTACGGAATTTTAAGCATTCTTCTTTCAGCGATGGGGCAGTGCAAAATGCTGCGGAAACTTTCACCGAAGGTTTTCTGGCCGGAACCGCAGGTTGATTCCGCGATTATCAGATTCGACAGGGACCCGGCAAAAGTCGCTTTAATTCATAATGTGCCGCTCTTAAAAGAGACGGTAAATTTGTTTATGGGGCACCGGCGGAAAATGATGCGAGCTTGTGTCAAATACGCCGATGGGCAGCTTGCAAATGTTCATCACTGGGAAGATATTTTCACGAGGTCTTTCGTTGAGCCGCATCACAGGCCGGAAGAATTAACGGCGGAAAATTACATTTCAATGGCGAATCTTTGCAACGAGATATTACATAAATAG
- the pdxA gene encoding 4-hydroxythreonine-4-phosphate dehydrogenase PdxA, translating into MTNNRNNSEEPLVIGITMGEPMGIGPEIIVKALYDPFVRRGVKFIIFGMDEFLEYAADKAEIEPFWGRCQHEKINRDFPRNIILADYDDYSIPMSAKCGPSKAGGEASLRFCTDAIEAARAGIIDAVVTAPISKVSWNLAGAEWPGHTELLAAQCKTPRKAMMFAAGPLKIALATIHIAISDIKNKFTIGSVYEPIDLLNTALKEYFGIKNPHIAVAALNPHAGENGQFGDEEQRIISPAMLIAQEMGIKCSGPYPADTLFAKAANGEFDGVIAMYHDQGMIPVKLLAFKDAVNVTIGLPIIRTSPAHGTAFDIAGKGAADESSMKAAIKLAIEMARTKRQNSERKVEPRINTNVH; encoded by the coding sequence ATGACAAATAATCGAAATAATTCGGAAGAGCCGCTGGTAATCGGCATAACGATGGGTGAGCCGATGGGTATCGGGCCGGAGATAATCGTCAAGGCCTTGTACGACCCGTTCGTGCGGCGCGGCGTGAAGTTCATCATTTTCGGAATGGATGAGTTTCTGGAATATGCAGCCGACAAAGCGGAAATCGAGCCGTTCTGGGGCAGATGTCAGCATGAAAAAATCAACAGAGATTTTCCGCGTAATATTATTCTCGCCGATTATGACGATTACTCGATTCCTATGTCCGCAAAATGCGGGCCGAGCAAAGCGGGCGGCGAAGCATCGCTGCGGTTCTGTACCGATGCAATCGAAGCGGCAAGGGCGGGAATCATCGACGCGGTTGTTACTGCGCCAATCAGCAAGGTAAGCTGGAATCTGGCAGGTGCGGAATGGCCGGGGCATACAGAATTGCTGGCGGCACAATGTAAAACGCCGAGAAAGGCGATGATGTTCGCGGCAGGGCCTTTGAAGATTGCGCTTGCGACAATTCATATTGCGATTTCAGATATCAAAAACAAATTCACAATCGGAAGCGTTTACGAGCCTATCGATTTGCTCAATACTGCGCTGAAGGAATATTTCGGCATCAAAAATCCGCACATCGCTGTCGCTGCGCTCAATCCGCACGCGGGAGAGAACGGACAGTTCGGCGATGAAGAGCAGCGGATTATAAGTCCGGCAATGTTAATCGCACAGGAAATGGGTATCAAATGCTCCGGGCCTTATCCGGCTGATACGCTTTTTGCAAAGGCGGCCAACGGTGAATTCGACGGCGTTATCGCGATGTATCACGACCAGGGAATGATACCGGTGAAATTATTGGCGTTTAAAGACGCGGTTAATGTTACAATAGGGCTGCCGATTATTCGCACATCGCCTGCGCACGGAACAGCGTTCGATATTGCCGGCAAAGGCGCAGCGGACGAATCAAGTATGAAAGCGGCGATAAAACTCGCTATCGAAATGGCACGAACGAAAAGGCAAAATTCTGAAAGAAAAGTAGAACCACGAATTAACACGAATGTACACTAA
- a CDS encoding riboflavin synthase, producing MFTGLIESVCKVGSAVGGLSGMKLYINLGKEAKIGDSVAINGVCLTISRLQGQQAEFEVSGETVSRTTLKNLKTAAPVNIERAMSANDRFGGHFVQGHIDAVGKIKKIERKGDFWEFIFESPKELKDYLIPKGSIAIDGVSLTIAGIDGNNFSTAIIPTTFENTIFKYAKAGDAVNIETDILCRIVRTQLENILPSKNLTMGKLKDLGF from the coding sequence ATGTTTACAGGACTAATTGAGTCGGTTTGTAAGGTAGGCTCTGCCGTCGGCGGTTTGAGCGGGATGAAACTGTATATTAACCTCGGCAAAGAGGCCAAAATCGGCGATAGTGTCGCGATAAACGGCGTTTGTCTGACGATTAGCCGACTTCAAGGCCAGCAGGCGGAATTTGAAGTCAGCGGGGAGACAGTTTCGCGGACGACACTTAAAAATTTAAAGACCGCAGCGCCTGTGAATATCGAGCGGGCAATGTCGGCAAATGACCGGTTCGGCGGGCATTTCGTACAGGGGCACATCGACGCGGTCGGCAAAATAAAAAAAATCGAACGAAAGGGAGATTTCTGGGAATTTATTTTTGAAAGCCCAAAAGAACTTAAAGACTATCTTATTCCCAAAGGTTCAATCGCAATCGACGGCGTAAGTTTGACAATAGCCGGCATCGACGGAAATAATTTCAGCACAGCGATAATTCCAACGACATTTGAGAATACGATTTTTAAATATGCCAAAGCGGGCGATGCGGTAAATATCGAAACAGATATTTTGTGCAGAATCGTTAGAACGCAACTCGAAAATATTCTGCCGAGCAAAAATCTGACAATGGGAAAATTAAAAGACTTGGGATTCTAA
- a CDS encoding thymidylate synthase, with translation MSDIPVFYIEASCLPEAWEAAVLTVWDNGLEIKTQYDKPGDPPSKDATVMITVTDPFAEPRIHKNFPGGPEELEAYRQEVVSGIHDHWIDPSAGKWTYTYHERLFSYCPVEEIRTSNSPKPFMSVNQIKYIIDNLSATPYSRRAEAITWMPTADIKTDDPPCLQRIWCRLIENPAGGFSLNMNTHWRSRDLYKAWFMNVYAMTELQRIIAEKISAKIAQPVKVGRYVDITDSLHIYGSYFKDAAVEVEKLRDGDYKKRAWESTHPAFAMMTAEAKEKLAKDPDWYAKAKG, from the coding sequence ATGAGCGATATACCAGTATTCTACATCGAGGCAAGCTGTTTGCCGGAGGCATGGGAAGCCGCAGTTTTGACGGTTTGGGACAACGGACTGGAGATTAAGACTCAATACGACAAACCCGGCGACCCGCCCAGCAAAGACGCTACGGTTATGATTACAGTTACCGACCCGTTTGCCGAGCCTCGCATCCACAAAAATTTCCCCGGCGGCCCTGAAGAACTCGAAGCATATCGTCAGGAAGTCGTCAGCGGAATCCACGACCATTGGATAGACCCGTCCGCAGGAAAATGGACGTACACATATCACGAAAGATTATTCTCATATTGCCCTGTTGAGGAAATCCGCACCTCGAATTCACCAAAACCTTTTATGTCTGTAAATCAGATTAAATATATTATAGACAATCTTTCCGCAACGCCTTATTCAAGACGCGCAGAGGCAATCACGTGGATGCCGACAGCGGACATCAAAACCGACGACCCGCCATGCCTGCAAAGAATATGGTGCAGACTCATTGAAAATCCAGCCGGCGGTTTCAGCCTGAATATGAACACACACTGGCGCAGCAGAGATTTGTACAAGGCGTGGTTTATGAACGTTTATGCGATGACAGAACTTCAGCGGATAATCGCCGAAAAAATTTCAGCCAAAATTGCTCAGCCGGTAAAAGTCGGCAGATACGTTGATATAACAGATTCGCTGCACATCTACGGCAGTTATTTCAAAGATGCCGCAGTCGAAGTGGAAAAACTGCGCGACGGCGATTATAAAAAACGAGCGTGGGAATCTACACATCCTGCATTTGCGATGATGACCGCCGAGGCGAAAGAAAAACTCGCAAAAGACCCCGATTGGTACGCAAAAGCAAAAGGATAA
- a CDS encoding site-specific DNA-methyltransferase — MTDSGENGKLRKKDSARLVWDTKPRRAANPKDIEFQTAEVVIPNPKLAGELPLSFRDGLIGETDIDKQKMNRLIWGDNLLAMQALLSQGYEGKINLIYIDPPFDSKADYSHKMTIEDNEFTKEPSVIERLAYKDTWTGGTDSYLDMLYPRLQLMKRLLAEDGSLYVHCDWHVNSYIRILLDEIFGKENFIREIIWDRGNPSGGKAGANNWIHAHDSILFYSKNSGKKCFNKIYEEYTEEYVAERFIHDDKDGKGLYRLQGSGSNLRKQHLSESKGRALTSVWNIPDINVMASQRTHYDTQKPAELLELIIKASSHKDGVVADFFAGSGTTGAVAGKLGRQWIMCELGKVGIQVTRSRLVEERAKPFLIENIGNYQREMIYLTGGRIWEMQSLILKLYGATPRDKVSGLGIRKADDTDELVYVGYPDRPITAKKAEELALQAQHLDGRGYKRLVILGWDYEYNYSQSLEARLHTLKDKIKVKVESRDIPPDIYDYLKKARTEEDIEALSEKITFHERPYLKISKPLVDNKGNGKSEVTIELQRYVLMDIPVSQSSKKGQSDYTALMKLAKDNFAVLIDYWAVDWDYDGCTFKSQWQAFRGNGRRTQIVPTKAIETIENKKSRSIAVRVVDIFGNDAAAIVQL, encoded by the coding sequence ATGACCGATAGCGGCGAAAACGGCAAATTAAGAAAAAAGGATTCGGCAAGGTTAGTGTGGGATACCAAGCCAAGAAGAGCGGCTAACCCGAAAGATATTGAATTTCAAACCGCTGAAGTTGTAATACCAAACCCGAAATTGGCAGGTGAATTACCACTGTCTTTTCGTGATGGTCTTATTGGCGAAACAGACATTGACAAGCAAAAAATGAATCGTCTTATATGGGGCGATAACCTGCTTGCTATGCAGGCTCTTTTATCACAAGGGTACGAAGGCAAGATAAACTTGATTTATATTGACCCGCCTTTTGACAGCAAGGCGGATTATTCTCATAAGATGACTATTGAGGACAATGAATTTACCAAAGAGCCATCTGTAATCGAGAGGCTTGCGTATAAAGACACCTGGACAGGCGGTACGGATTCATACCTTGATATGCTTTACCCTCGTTTGCAGTTAATGAAAAGATTGCTTGCCGAAGACGGTAGTCTTTATGTACATTGTGATTGGCATGTTAATTCTTATATAAGGATTTTATTGGATGAAATATTTGGTAAAGAAAATTTTATTCGAGAGATAATATGGGATAGGGGAAATCCAAGCGGTGGGAAAGCAGGAGCAAACAATTGGATTCATGCTCATGATTCAATTTTATTCTACTCAAAAAACTCGGGCAAGAAATGTTTCAATAAGATATATGAAGAATATACAGAAGAATATGTTGCCGAAAGATTTATCCATGATGACAAAGATGGTAAAGGTCTTTATAGACTTCAAGGTTCTGGGAGTAATCTTAGAAAACAACATCTTTCTGAATCAAAGGGACGTGCCTTAACTTCTGTTTGGAATATCCCTGATATAAATGTCATGGCTTCCCAGAGGACTCACTATGATACTCAAAAACCTGCTGAATTACTCGAACTTATAATTAAAGCATCTTCACATAAAGATGGGGTCGTTGCAGATTTCTTTGCCGGTTCAGGAACAACGGGGGCAGTTGCTGGAAAATTAGGTCGCCAATGGATAATGTGTGAACTTGGAAAAGTAGGTATTCAAGTTACTCGTTCGCGTCTTGTTGAGGAAAGAGCAAAACCATTTCTTATTGAAAACATTGGCAATTATCAGCGGGAAATGATTTATCTAACCGGTGGTAGAATCTGGGAAATGCAATCACTTATTTTAAAACTTTATGGCGCAACTCCAAGAGACAAGGTAAGCGGTTTAGGTATTCGCAAAGCTGATGATACGGACGAACTTGTCTATGTAGGCTATCCTGACAGGCCGATTACCGCTAAAAAGGCTGAAGAACTTGCCTTACAGGCACAGCATCTTGACGGACGCGGTTATAAAAGGCTTGTTATTCTTGGCTGGGATTATGAATACAATTATTCGCAATCGCTTGAGGCACGGCTGCATACGTTGAAAGATAAAATAAAAGTAAAAGTTGAAAGCCGTGATATTCCGCCAGATATTTATGATTATCTCAAGAAAGCAAGAACGGAAGAAGATATTGAAGCACTGTCAGAAAAAATCACTTTCCACGAAAGGCCATATCTAAAAATCTCAAAACCTTTAGTTGATAACAAAGGAAACGGCAAAAGTGAAGTTACTATTGAATTGCAAAGATATGTTCTAATGGACATACCGGTAAGCCAGAGTTCCAAGAAAGGCCAATCCGATTATACCGCCCTGATGAAACTTGCAAAGGATAACTTTGCCGTTCTTATTGATTACTGGGCTGTTGACTGGGATTATGATGGTTGCACTTTTAAGAGTCAATGGCAGGCCTTTAGAGGTAATGGAAGAAGAACTCAAATTGTGCCCACCAAAGCAATCGAAACAATTGAAAATAAAAAAAGTCGTTCTATCGCCGTCAGGGTAGTTGATATTTTTGGTAATGACGCTGCCGCTATCGTTCAACTTTAA